In the genome of bacterium, the window TCGTGGTGCTGATTGGATGAGTATTCCTGATGACTGCCGTTGTGCTAAACGAGCCAGAGGACTTCAAGACTATAAATTTATGCCATACGGGTTTCGATGTGTACGAACTTTTTAAATTATAGTAGAAGAGGAAATCATGACAGAATACATTGATTACACGGCGGTTTTAGCTACTTCTAATCCCGGCGATATAGCAATAATTAAGTCTATATTAGACAGTGGCGGTATAACTTATTTTTTCCAAGGTGAAAATTTCAATTATTTGGGATATAGCTCATTCGTTGCACCTGCAAGACTTATGGTTAAGAAAGACCAGGTTGAAGAAGCAAAAGAAGTTTTAAAAGGTCTTAAACTTTCTTTTGACATAATTAATCTACCAAAGAATTCAGAAAAATCCGACAAAAATTCGGAAGAGGATTAAAACATGAAAGTTGATATGAGCGCTAAAGCAGTTACCAGACGGTTAAGACAAACCAGTGAATTGCGTCGTTTGTGTTTAGCTTTAGGTTATAAACGATATATTGCTTTCAAAAAAAGTCGCCTATCGTCCAATGTTGTATCAAATCAAAAGTGAATCAATCTTCGAGATTGCCACACCCTCATTATATTCGGGCTCGCAATGACCACATTACTACTATTCCATTGACTCCAGTTACCAGACATATTATAATATCAACGCAAATGTCTGGTAACGCATTGTTAAATTATAATTA includes:
- a CDS encoding DUF2007 domain-containing protein: MTEYIDYTAVLATSNPGDIAIIKSILDSGGITYFFQGENFNYLGYSSFVAPARLMVKKDQVEEAKEVLKGLKLSFDIINLPKNSEKSDKNSEED